A window of Roseburia hominis A2-183 genomic DNA:
GTTGCGGTGATCGGATACGGCAGGGAGGCAGAGCAGGAAGCAGACTATCTGGCGGAGATTGTCGGAAAGGTGCATTATTTCCCGATGGGAAAAGAGGAGCCGCAGCTGTCGGATGCCGTAGAGGTTGTGCATGAGCGGCCGAAAGCGATCACAGGCACGCAGACGGTAAGTGCGCTTGAGACGGACGCGGGTTCCCATCCGGTGGACGGCGTATTTATCTTAAGAGACGCGATCGCACCGTCACAGCTCGTGCCGGGACTTGCGACGGAGGAGAATCACGTAAAGGTTAATCTCCAGATGGAGACAAACCTTCCGGGACTCTTTGCATGCGGAGACATTACCGGAAAGCCGTATCAGTATATCAAGGCGGCAGGACAGGGAAATGTGGCGGCGCTGTCCGCGGCAGAGTACCTGGATAAGAAAAAAAGAGAGATCTAAGGAGGATTATCATGGTTAAGAAGATTCAGAACAACAATATGGACGAAGCGTTACAGGCAAAGGCAGCAGTGGTGGACTTTTCGGCAGTATGGTGCGGACCGTGCCAGATGCTTGCCCCGGTACTGGAGGAACTGGCGGATGATCTGGACGGTGAGGTGGCATTTTACAATGCAGATACCGATGAGAATACGCAGCTTGCGATCGCAAACGGCATCACAAACATTCCGGCGCTTTTATTCTTAAAGGACGGCAAGGTGGCAGGCAAGAATGTCGGATTCATGCCGAAGCCGGAACTGGAAGCATGGGTAAAAGGATGTATGGAGCAGTAACAGCACACAGAAGATACGGAGTGAACACATATGGGATTTGACGAGGAACATCCGTTAGCGACGATCGTGGAAAGCATGTTAGAGCGCACGCATCTGGATTATAAGGAGACACCGGACATCAAATGGAACTTTACCAAGTTTTTGATTGACAGAGACGGAAACGTGGTGGAGCGTTTTGAGCCGACGGCGGATATGGATGTTGTCCGCGAAAAGATTGAAAACTATTTATAAGCGACAGGTGCCGGAATGAAAGATAAGTATGATGCTTTAAAATTAGAAAATCAACTCTGTTTTCCGCTGTACGCATGCTCCAAGGAGATCGTGCGGCGCTACAAGCCATATCTGGATGAGATTGATCTGACCTACACGCAGTATATTGCGATGATGGTGCTGTGGGAGCATGGCAGGATCAATGTGAAGGATATGGGGGCGCTTTTGTACCTGGATTCGGGGACGCTGACACCGGTGTTAAAGAAGCTGGAGCAGAAGGGCTACCTCACCAGAGAGCGTGATCACGCAGATGAGCGTGTG
This region includes:
- a CDS encoding NAD(P)/FAD-dependent oxidoreductase, whose translation is MERVDIAIIGTGPAGVSAAITAKVRNKSVLLIGSRELSEKMSKAHQILNYPGLPEVSGADLVAGYKKQLAGLGIEVTEKRVNAVYAMGDYFGIQASGEILEASTVILAAGIVMGKPFPGENKLLGSGVSYCATCDAQFFRGKEVAVIGYGREAEQEADYLAEIVGKVHYFPMGKEEPQLSDAVEVVHERPKAITGTQTVSALETDAGSHPVDGVFILRDAIAPSQLVPGLATEENHVKVNLQMETNLPGLFACGDITGKPYQYIKAAGQGNVAALSAAEYLDKKKREI
- a CDS encoding MarR family winged helix-turn-helix transcriptional regulator, yielding MKDKYDALKLENQLCFPLYACSKEIVRRYKPYLDEIDLTYTQYIAMMVLWEHGRINVKDMGALLYLDSGTLTPVLKKLEQKGYLTRERDHADERVLNVTITEAGEQLKEQAVDIPRKMGGCIGLSGEDARELYRILHKVLALMEQE
- a CDS encoding glutathione peroxidase is translated as MGFDEEHPLATIVESMLERTHLDYKETPDIKWNFTKFLIDRDGNVVERFEPTADMDVVREKIENYL
- the trxA gene encoding thioredoxin yields the protein MVKKIQNNNMDEALQAKAAVVDFSAVWCGPCQMLAPVLEELADDLDGEVAFYNADTDENTQLAIANGITNIPALLFLKDGKVAGKNVGFMPKPELEAWVKGCMEQ